Within the Drosophila melanogaster chromosome 3R genome, the region ATTGGCTTCTCTTTGGGACAGCATTAAGAGTTTATTTAGAATTAACATTCTTACCTTATAATCTTTTAATGTACAACTGAAggaatattgtattttatgttGTTATATTATACACAATATTCCTTATTGTGACTTTAAACGAAtgtaattaaaagtaaaatacatttcattatttaaataatgctGCAATGAGAAAAACTGAGTGGAAGTCAATGAGAGCACAGCCACTTGGATCAAGATACTAAAAGACCAAAAGGTAATCCATTTGATACGCCGTTTGTAGGCAAACCAGCAAACGATCAGTTAACATTAGTCAGCAGAAAAAGTGCTCTGGTCACAATTGTGTTCTAATTAAAACTTGAAATTCCGTTTGTATGGCAGCAACTATAAAATGGTAATGAAAATTGGCAAAAGTATCAGTCACTGACCAACCAACAAACCCAAACAACCAACTCAACATGAAGTTCCTCATCTGTTTGACCCTGTGCATTGCCGCCGCCCAGGCAGGATTCATCGCATCTCCAGTGGCCACCTATGCCGCCACCTATTCCGCAGCTGCTCCCTTGGCCTACTCCGCTCCGGTTACCACCTACTCCGCACCATCATACTCCACCTACGCCGCTGCCGCCGTTCCCGCCTACACCGCCTACTCCGCCTTAAGTGCTCCTGCTTACACTGCTCCTGTGACCACATATGCCGCTGGAACTGCCTATGCTGCTCCCATCACCACCTACGCAGCTCCCGCTGTCGTCAGCTCTTTCTTGAAGAAGAAGTAAACAGGACTCCTGCAAAAGACATAATGACTCACCCAGGCAATTgatcaaacaaaataaaattattataaagcAATCTATTATAACTAATCATCTTAATCTACTTCATTGTGTAAACCACAAATCCGACTGAGAATCCCCTCTCTTTAAAAGGCGCAAAATTAGTTGATGGGAGAAATGAAAGGCACTAGCTTAGCATAACTTCAGGGGGAAAATTTTAACTAAATGTATAATTCACTTCATTAAAAGCAGGAACATCCAAAGAAAATAGataatttgttattattaaagGCACATTATAACCGGACTTACCTTCAACATTACAATAGAAAAACGCTTAAAGTaccatattttatttcaactttattaaattgctACTTTACGATCAGCTCTTTGAAAACTAATTTCTGATACACATATTCGAGCTGCATAATTGGACGGCTTGCGTTTCAATTGGCCTaaaaaacaaaccaacaaaaagGTCAAGAGCAAAATACAGCATTAGGTGTTGAGATTCCCGATTGCCAAAGGTTTGAGCTGACTTGGAAGAGTTATATAAATGGAAACATCGGAGAGAGTGGACAGTTGAGCTTAGCTTAGCTTAGTAGAAGGAGCGGATAAACCAAAGACCCAGCAGGGAGCTAAGGATGGCGCTTACGCTGGCCAAAGATGGAGTCGATGCTCCGTTGTGCTGGTTGCAGATGCGCGGCTGCGGGGCGGATACGTATTGGCAGATGGTGCCCACCAAGTTCACCTGGGCGCGATCATTCACCTTCTTGTCGAATTGCTGAAAGTTAAAAAATAGCATAGATTTTGTTATTAAGGcttattgaattatttaacTTCAAAGCTAGCTGTAATAGtttatttgttcttttacGATTTACTGACCTCATTGAACAGAATGGTGGGCACGCTGGTGAGTGGCTCCTTGAGCCGCATGGTGCTTTCGCCGGCCTTCCGGAGCAGAACGCTTCCCTCGGTGGAGTTGGCACAGGTCTTGATGTTCTCCCAGTTATTGATGTGGTTCTCCGAGGCGCATCGCTGGCCGGGATAGACGTTGTCCGGGAAATTCTTGCCGGCCTTCATTAGGCAGTTGATGAAGTCCATCGTGAGCGACTCGCGCGTGTACTCCACCTGATAGGAGTTGGCCTGAATGTGCTCGATGGCGCAGGCATGCACCTTATTGCCATAGCACTCGTTCGGTCCGTGGTGGCAGGTGAACGTCACTTCGGAGCCCTGGGTAACGAACTGTGGAGGGAGCCAGGCCAGGAGCCATGCAAATGAGCCATTGTCCTGCCGATAAACGGTGCCAGAGGGCCACTCACCTGAGACTTTCCGAATGGCACGAAAGTGAGTTCCACCACATCGCGCAGTTCTCCCTTCACCGCCGGATATACCTGCTCCGTAATGAACTTGGCGCTGTCCGGGCACAGGGACTCGTAGTAGATAGAAATTGGCACCTGCAGAAAGAAACAGGGTATGGTAAGTGAGCcttatttattacaaaattgttacatatatagatattagCTTGTTTATCCTTAAACTTCGGAACACGTAACTAAGTTTATAGACTTTAAAAAACCTGTTCTCAAGTTCTTGCCTTTAAATcttaaaacaattttgaatttcaatatattttatgttatcTGAAATGGTTGGTTGCAGTCTGTTCAATGGCCACGGAGGGTGCATTgcgcaatttgcatttttcgagAGTGCAGCCAAGCTGAGGCATGCAAATCACATGCGGCTGAATGGACAGGGTCCAAATATGGCTACCCTTTGTTTATCAATTGGGAGACAATTGCCACATGCTCCAGTCGACGAGCCAAAATATTGTTGAACTTGGGCCTGCATACATATGAAAGTTATAAATAGGAACACTAAACATGTACCTAAGTATATCTGCGTAGAGAATAAATCGAGGCAAGATTCAGATTGAACATTTGGTAGGTAGTACATTTAATATAGACTAACAAGATCAAAGTCAATCATATTTTCTGTTGAATTgataattgaatatttaatatggGCAATATTGTTTTCACATTTGACTAGTGACACATAATAtgtgtataaatgtatatatgtacaatttgttttgttatcTTAGGTCTACTCCcccaatttaaatgaattcagAAATTGCGACACATTTTCGTACGTAATAAACAGATAAAAATTGCTGACTATAGCCTTTCTTTCAAGTATTCATCAAACGCCaaattagttattatttaagaATTGCGTACAGTCAACATAAAATCCgtatttacaataaaatagCTTACAAATATTCCGAACAAATGACTATTTTCAAGCTTACGTGCTTCTAAtacatatgtttatttattagtgGCTGTGCAATCAAATGGCATTCATTTAATGTAATTTCAGTTGATTATTTTAGCCCAAATTGAAGCTTTATTTAGATGGAAAATTTAAGTAAACTTTGTAAAGCTCGTGATCGAAGCGCAAATGTTTGAACAATGCCAGCCGAAAAGCAggggcaataaaaaataaagaaaataatcaCAAATATGTGCAAACGGCTATgaatacaaatgcaaattgctttttGTTGGAGTTGAAGTTATATAAAAGCTAATGACACATCGCCGAAAGAACCCGCCATTCTTCTCGATctaaacaacaacagcagcagactCAGctaagtatatatgtatgtatatacaattCGATTGTACCGCACATAtgtgcacacaaaaaaattatacCTAACTTTGGAACGTTCTGAAAAtgcattgcataaattaacGGGGTTGTGATAGTGCAAAAATATAGCTGAATAATTGTAGAAATCTAGGTGAGCATATATGAGTGATCATTTTTAATACACCAACATAAAATGATGAAAAAATACCAATAAAATCAGGAAGGTATCGTATATCAGAAGAATTGTTAGATAAAATGGAATATGACTAATGATCTTCTGCTTGAAATTGCTGATACTTCTTGGAAACATTGTGCTCAGTGTAGAATGAAGTTGCAGTTGGGGCTGTGCCGGCAAGCTCCGGTTCTTCTATGAGAAATCGAAACTGGTCTCCGAACCGGTTCTTCGCccaaatgaaaataacaaCAGAGCAACAGGGCGCTCTCCAAGctcacatacacatacatacacgcATACACATGcatttatattgtcaattaTGCTCTACGCTTTTCCACGGTGGCGGCATTTTCCGATCCGACGACTACGACGTGTGGCACAGTTCGTTAAACTCTCGAAATGCCACTTGTTGCTGCCACGAAAAGGGTGCAGCTCTTTTAtggatttttttattttgcatttttgtattCCTATACCCCCACTATTTAGTTATTCGACTTAATCACGTCTTCACCTAAATGGTAAAAGCAATTCGGAGTGCCCCTGACACGCTTGGCTGTTGTGTAATGGCTTAGTTGGCCCCGTTGGCTGATTTTTCGCTAGTTTGGCGAAGGGTTTTTCCGAGCCGGAAACTCACCTTAGCGGCACTATAAGCCGTGGCAATCAGGCAGCTCATCAAGAGGCACACAGCGGCGATTTTGTGACTCATCTTCAGGCTTCTCGTTCTTCAGAATTTCTTATAAATGCAGTTATATAGCCAGCACGTAACGAACGGCGGTCGTGTTGTTAGCGGTTCGGTGGCTGAGCGCGAACTGTTGATTGTTGTAGAGAGCTTGACGCTTAAACCGCCGTTCCAGTTCCAGTCGGCCATTAGAAAGCCGATTTCCAGACTGCCCAACCATGAGTAAATAAATGTACTATCTTTTTTATCATCAACTATGTATTATCTT harbors:
- the CG14377 gene encoding uncharacterized protein, isoform B; translation: MKFLICLTLCIAAAQAGFIASPVATYAATYSAAAPLAYSAPVTTYSAPSYSTYAAAAVPAYTAYSALSAPAYTAPVTTYAAGTAYAAPITTYAAPAVVSSFLKKK
- the GILT1 gene encoding Gamma-interferon-inducible lysosomal thiol reductase 1, producing the protein MSHKIAAVCLLMSCLIATAYSAAKVPISIYYESLCPDSAKFITEQVYPAVKGELRDVVELTFVPFGKSQFVTQGSEVTFTCHHGPNECYGNKVHACAIEHIQANSYQVEYTRESLTMDFINCLMKAGKNFPDNVYPGQRCASENHINNWENIKTCANSTEGSVLLRKAGESTMRLKEPLTSVPTILFNEQFDKKVNDRAQVNLVGTICQYVSAPQPRICNQHNGASTPSLASVSAILSSLLGLWFIRSFY